Proteins found in one Paenibacillus dendritiformis genomic segment:
- a CDS encoding carbohydrate ABC transporter permease, with amino-acid sequence MKGDRKYIVMFLLPAAVFMSVFLYYPFFKSVYLSFYRTSGFFDKKFVGWDNYKRLFTDELLGAATLHTLELMIYVILFQVGIALVLAVLVDNIQKLKGFYRTVFFFPVVISGTAISLLFVLFYNYNFGLLNNLLANFGIEKILWLDENNALKAVAIPTVWHYIGFYFVLFLTAMSKIPSDYYEAAKLEGISGIRKTTMLTIPLIMSDIKVVITLAITGTLKVFEFVWVITKGQNGTEVLGTYMYKKAMVDQNFGYGSTIAIYMVVFGVLLALIANRLLKRDEITY; translated from the coding sequence ATGAAGGGCGACCGAAAGTATATTGTCATGTTTTTACTGCCTGCAGCGGTGTTTATGTCGGTCTTTCTATATTATCCGTTCTTCAAGAGCGTCTATCTCAGCTTTTATCGCACCTCCGGTTTTTTCGACAAGAAATTTGTCGGCTGGGATAACTACAAGAGGCTATTCACGGATGAGCTGCTGGGCGCGGCAACGCTGCACACCTTGGAATTGATGATTTATGTCATTTTGTTCCAGGTCGGTATTGCGCTCGTGCTGGCGGTATTGGTCGACAACATTCAAAAGTTGAAGGGATTTTACCGAACCGTCTTCTTTTTCCCTGTCGTCATTTCCGGCACGGCGATCTCCCTGTTGTTCGTGCTGTTCTACAACTATAATTTCGGTCTGTTGAACAATCTGCTGGCGAACTTCGGCATTGAAAAAATATTATGGCTCGATGAGAATAATGCGTTGAAAGCCGTAGCAATTCCAACGGTATGGCACTACATCGGCTTTTATTTTGTCCTGTTCCTGACTGCGATGTCCAAAATTCCTTCCGACTACTATGAAGCGGCCAAGCTCGAAGGGATATCCGGCATCCGCAAAACAACGATGCTGACCATTCCTCTCATTATGAGCGATATCAAGGTTGTCATCACATTGGCGATTACGGGGACGTTGAAAGTATTCGAATTCGTCTGGGTCATTACGAAGGGGCAGAACGGGACGGAAGTGCTCGGAACGTACATGTACAAAAAGGCCATGGTGGATCAAAACTTCGGTTACGGTTCCACGATAGCCATTTACATGGTCGTGTTCGGCGTTCTGCTGGCGCTCATTGCCAATCGGCTGCTGAAGAGGGACGAGATTACTTACTAA
- a CDS encoding ABC transporter substrate-binding protein — protein MSIMLLLSMFLAACGNKGGSNAAGPAEGTTPPAETGSQEAKADPVKLRVFSTFGGTDPSREAFQALLDDFTAKNPHVTIENDPMSANDDGFRTKVNTDMNSGNEPDLLFYFIGADAEGFVNAGKVVPLNEILDADAEWKNGFLPNALELARQKDGNIYAVPLTGFYEGLFVNKKIFEDNGLELPTDWDKLKTAVSTLSGKGIIPLSAPFDQSHYVVEHAILSAAGPEGQDKGLIDGIDPNWEKGYAALKELYDLGAFPKDAATIDLGMAGNYYSEGLAAMILEGSWAINGWSDETRNNSTVVPFPQVPGGAGSGNDLVGGFGSGFYLPKSTYDDAAKKDAAIALLKHLTSPASIQKIATANGGTPAADVEVTGLPQVALDGFAMAAKAASISAPVDSKVAQETFSNLRASVQQVVTGKKTPTQAIEDAKKTEDDNKK, from the coding sequence ATGAGCATTATGCTGTTGCTCTCCATGTTCCTCGCGGCATGCGGCAATAAGGGCGGCAGCAACGCCGCCGGTCCGGCTGAAGGAACAACGCCGCCGGCCGAGACAGGATCGCAGGAAGCCAAAGCCGATCCGGTCAAGCTTCGCGTCTTCTCGACATTCGGAGGAACGGACCCGTCCCGGGAAGCGTTCCAAGCGCTTCTGGATGATTTTACGGCGAAAAATCCTCACGTCACGATTGAAAATGATCCGATGTCCGCGAACGACGACGGCTTCCGGACGAAAGTAAACACCGATATGAATAGCGGCAACGAGCCGGACTTGCTGTTCTACTTCATCGGCGCTGACGCCGAAGGCTTCGTCAATGCAGGCAAGGTCGTTCCGCTGAATGAAATTCTTGATGCGGATGCGGAGTGGAAAAACGGATTCCTTCCGAACGCGCTTGAGCTAGCAAGACAAAAAGACGGCAACATTTACGCGGTGCCGTTGACCGGATTCTACGAAGGCTTGTTCGTTAACAAGAAAATCTTCGAAGATAACGGCCTGGAGCTCCCGACCGACTGGGATAAGCTGAAAACAGCGGTTAGTACCCTGTCTGGCAAAGGCATCATTCCGTTGTCGGCACCGTTTGACCAGTCCCACTATGTGGTCGAGCATGCGATTCTGTCTGCAGCAGGGCCGGAAGGTCAGGATAAAGGCTTGATTGACGGCATCGACCCGAACTGGGAAAAAGGCTACGCAGCGTTGAAGGAGCTGTATGATCTCGGCGCATTCCCGAAAGATGCGGCAACGATTGATCTCGGTATGGCCGGCAACTATTACAGCGAAGGTCTGGCCGCGATGATTCTCGAAGGCTCCTGGGCCATTAATGGGTGGAGCGACGAAACGCGCAACAACTCGACGGTCGTGCCATTCCCGCAGGTTCCTGGCGGCGCCGGCAGCGGCAACGACCTCGTAGGCGGCTTCGGCTCCGGATTCTATCTGCCAAAATCGACCTATGACGATGCAGCGAAAAAAGATGCCGCGATTGCATTGCTGAAGCATCTGACTTCCCCGGCCAGCATTCAAAAAATCGCAACGGCGAACGGCGGTACGCCTGCTGCTGACGTGGAAGTAACCGGCTTGCCGCAGGTTGCGCTGGATGGATTCGCGATGGCGGCGAAGGCTGCTTCCATCAGTGCTCCGGTCGACAGCAAAGTGGCACAAGAAACGTTCTCCAATCTTCGCGCCAGCGTTCAACAGGTGGTAACGGGCAAGAAAACGCCGACCCAAGCGATCGAAGATGCGAAGAAAACCGAAGATGACAATAAAAAATAA
- a CDS encoding ATP-binding protein, with protein MFNQLRNRLLLLNMSIISIVMIGAFAVIYLTTSNNIHTENQNKLDLLTSKPNAAYLNLPDAAAREKTVIGIVPSESTLSFNMIVNSHGNIVKVISHIDMPEETYYKAAELIRSGKKGSSTISLDDKRWQYQLSPMNGTLISHDNGKSFLINANGDHYQITFLDVTESYNTLMELLTTLFIVGLIMLFVIFAISLFFANRSIAPIAETWEKQKQFFADVSHELKTPLAIINANSDALLANEGETIQSQRKWLDYIKNQTDRMGRLVNDLLYLAKTEDTNLKLNATPFDMSEMVRDVILSMEAVAFEKDITLLQEVEPSMIIKSDCEKVKQVITILVDNAIKYTEEKGRILITLKKTRHTIAFSIKNSGKGIPPQHLSKLFDRFYRADPARTQENGGYGLGLSIAKAIIDRLGGKIYADSKENEGATFTFTLG; from the coding sequence ATGTTTAATCAACTCCGTAATCGGCTGCTGCTGCTGAATATGTCCATTATTTCTATCGTGATGATTGGCGCCTTTGCCGTCATTTATTTGACGACGTCTAACAACATACACACCGAAAACCAAAATAAATTGGACTTGTTAACTTCCAAACCTAACGCGGCCTATCTTAACTTGCCGGACGCTGCCGCCAGAGAGAAGACAGTCATCGGTATCGTTCCTTCCGAGTCTACCCTTTCTTTCAATATGATCGTCAATTCACATGGAAATATCGTGAAAGTCATCTCCCATATTGATATGCCGGAGGAAACCTATTATAAGGCTGCCGAGCTTATCCGGAGCGGGAAAAAGGGGAGCAGCACGATCTCTCTTGACGACAAACGATGGCAGTATCAACTCTCTCCGATGAACGGCACGCTGATCTCTCATGACAACGGAAAGAGCTTCCTGATCAATGCGAACGGAGATCATTATCAGATTACCTTTTTAGATGTAACGGAGTCCTATAACACCTTGATGGAGCTTCTGACGACGTTATTTATTGTAGGTCTCATCATGCTCTTTGTCATCTTTGCTATCAGCCTTTTCTTTGCCAACCGGTCGATCGCGCCGATTGCCGAGACCTGGGAGAAGCAAAAGCAATTCTTTGCTGACGTCTCTCATGAATTGAAGACGCCGCTGGCCATTATTAATGCCAATTCCGATGCCCTGCTCGCCAATGAGGGAGAGACGATTCAGAGCCAGCGCAAATGGCTGGATTATATCAAGAACCAAACCGATAGAATGGGCAGGCTGGTGAACGATCTGTTATATCTTGCGAAGACAGAGGACACCAATCTCAAACTGAATGCCACACCTTTTGATATGAGCGAGATGGTACGCGATGTCATCTTATCGATGGAAGCGGTGGCGTTTGAAAAGGATATTACGCTGCTGCAAGAAGTGGAACCGAGCATGATCATCAAAAGCGACTGCGAAAAAGTGAAGCAGGTCATTACGATCCTGGTGGATAACGCGATCAAGTATACGGAAGAAAAAGGCCGTATTCTTATTACGTTGAAAAAAACAAGGCATACTATTGCCTTTTCCATAAAAAATAGCGGCAAAGGCATCCCGCCCCAGCATCTGTCCAAGCTGTTTGACCGTTTTTACCGGGCTGATCCGGCCAGAACACAAGAGAACGGCGGTTATGGCCTGGGACTTTCGATTGCCAAAGCGATTATCGACCGGCTCGGCGGTAAAATATATGCCGACAGCAAGGAGAATGAGGGCGCGACCTTTACGTTCACGCTTGGATGA
- a CDS encoding response regulator transcription factor, with product MVEDEKHMAEAMEQVLKKKNYSIDLAFDGEYGLDCGLSDIYDIIILDIMLPKMDGLQVLKELRDNGIQTPVILLTAKGSTEDKVEGLDSGADDYLAKPFQAEELLARLRALGRRKNVPIQDSVLQYGDIELDPFSLHLSCGNKNFKLTLKESQLLELLISRQGMIVSKDSIIEKLWGYDTDAEDNHVEVYISFLRKKLSHLKSEVRIQTVRSAGYLLKTSEDGKNDV from the coding sequence ATGGTTGAAGATGAAAAGCATATGGCCGAAGCCATGGAACAGGTCCTGAAGAAGAAAAATTATAGCATTGATTTGGCGTTTGACGGCGAGTACGGCTTGGACTGCGGCCTTTCCGATATTTATGATATTATCATTCTCGATATTATGCTTCCTAAAATGGACGGCCTCCAGGTACTGAAGGAATTGCGGGACAACGGCATTCAAACTCCGGTCATCCTGCTCACGGCCAAGGGCTCAACCGAAGATAAGGTGGAAGGTCTTGACAGCGGGGCGGATGATTACTTGGCCAAGCCTTTTCAGGCGGAAGAGTTGCTGGCCCGATTGCGTGCCTTGGGACGCCGCAAAAATGTGCCGATCCAGGATAGCGTGCTGCAATATGGAGACATAGAGCTCGATCCATTCTCTTTACACCTCAGCTGCGGGAACAAGAACTTCAAGCTCACCTTAAAAGAAAGTCAATTGCTAGAGCTTCTGATCAGCCGGCAAGGGATGATTGTATCCAAGGACTCTATCATCGAGAAGCTGTGGGGTTACGACACCGATGCGGAGGATAATCATGTGGAAGTCTATATCTCTTTTTTGCGCAAAAAATTAAGCCATTTAAAATCAGAGGTTCGGATTCAAACCGTGAGAAGTGCAGGCTATCTATTAAAAACGTCAGAAGATGGGAAAAACGATGTTTAA
- a CDS encoding WD40/YVTN/BNR-like repeat-containing protein translates to MEKMLHSCRILTVRRGCVIIAALLQDFSPGINSTITTLFFCGFAFRHFSLMHHIILGIKKLPLHRFYLFHLSTAKGSISGLLLARFFHLRFVKGKVLIIRNRKAAVYKKSKHGGMSMINVMNTAKKKAGAAILCGALALTLGSGTTTFAAEAATDSLLVKHENGVLSYSTDDGQTWSENAPANMQAIKIGEGNMKINNKFAPEDGIKMKVMVKEENGKKLYSTDDGQTWSETAPEGMPAFDMGGEGNIKFKKQGASEDGIKMKVMVKEENGKKLYSTDDGQTWSETAPEGMPAFDMGEQGNIKFKMKGDLEEGIKSKVMVKVENGKKLFSTDDGQTWSEQAPEGVKIKK, encoded by the coding sequence ATGGAGAAAATGCTGCACTCTTGCAGGATTCTCACTGTGCGCCGCGGTTGTGTGATAATTGCTGCACTTTTGCAGGATTTCTCTCCCGGAATCAATTCCACTATCACAACGCTCTTTTTTTGCGGCTTTGCCTTTCGCCACTTTTCTCTGATGCACCATATTATATTAGGCATAAAAAAGCTCCCCTTACACAGGTTTTATTTATTTCACCTGTCTACCGCAAAGGGGAGCATATCAGGCTTGCTTCTGGCCCGTTTTTTTCATTTAAGGTTCGTTAAAGGTAAGGTGCTTATAATTAGAAATCGTAAGGCAGCTGTCTACAAAAAAAGCAAACATGGAGGTATGAGTATGATTAACGTGATGAACACAGCCAAAAAGAAAGCAGGCGCAGCCATCCTGTGCGGCGCACTTGCTCTTACATTAGGATCGGGAACAACCACCTTTGCAGCCGAAGCAGCCACGGATTCTTTGCTCGTAAAACATGAAAATGGAGTCCTCTCTTACTCTACTGACGACGGTCAGACTTGGAGCGAGAACGCGCCTGCCAATATGCAGGCAATCAAAATTGGCGAAGGGAACATGAAAATAAACAATAAATTCGCTCCCGAAGACGGAATCAAAATGAAGGTGATGGTCAAGGAGGAAAACGGCAAGAAGCTGTACTCTACGGATGACGGCCAGACCTGGAGCGAGACGGCGCCAGAAGGGATGCCGGCCTTCGACATGGGCGGCGAAGGAAACATCAAATTCAAAAAGCAAGGCGCCTCGGAAGACGGAATCAAAATGAAGGTGATGGTCAAGGAGGAAAACGGCAAGAAGCTGTACTCTACGGATGACGGCCAGACCTGGAGCGAGACGGCGCCAGAAGGGATGCCGGCCTTCGACATGGGTGAACAAGGAAACATCAAGTTCAAAATGAAAGGCGACTTGGAAGAAGGAATCAAAAGCAAGGTAATGGTTAAGGTGGAGAACGGCAAGAAGCTGTTCTCTACGGACGATGGACAGACTTGGAGTGAACAAGCCCCTGAAGGCGTGAAAATCAAAAAATAA
- a CDS encoding polysaccharide pyruvyl transferase family protein — translation MTRILYLGEIGYQNAGDQVMWDVFRHHFNKHLEANRFHVVGSLADNADPLAFDAVVLGGGSLIAPTYLAKLAVAHKGSKPYYIWGSGVDKLVPKKGLDAMLTGSPLPAGLIARGIHSDLFRGARFAAVRGPLSQAFLQMAGVDAENIAVSGDPALLLTPEEAKPVSYKPPLPGDRPYIGINWGTAMNQVFGNDEASVEDKLVTAAKEWIRQGYSILMFAMWPNDFPASRRLMHKIGNEDRVRLCETVNPYELMSIIGQCKFTVDFKLHAAVLSAVMRVPFIALGYRFKVFDFAASIDAIGYVISTDSPTLGHELMHLSSRIEAHYSDTVAALDQQVVQYQKTKMLADPFFRRLQKEVGTN, via the coding sequence ATGACGAGAATCTTATATTTAGGGGAGATTGGTTACCAAAACGCAGGGGATCAAGTCATGTGGGATGTCTTTCGGCATCACTTCAACAAGCACCTCGAAGCCAACCGCTTCCACGTTGTCGGATCATTAGCCGATAACGCTGACCCATTGGCATTCGATGCCGTTGTGCTTGGGGGAGGTTCTTTAATCGCTCCCACCTATCTTGCGAAGCTTGCGGTGGCGCACAAAGGCAGCAAACCTTACTATATTTGGGGTTCCGGCGTGGATAAGCTCGTACCTAAAAAAGGTCTGGACGCCATGCTTACCGGCAGCCCGTTACCTGCCGGGCTTATCGCTCGAGGCATCCACAGCGATTTGTTCCGAGGCGCCCGCTTCGCGGCAGTCCGAGGTCCTCTCAGTCAAGCATTTCTCCAAATGGCGGGAGTCGATGCGGAGAATATCGCGGTCAGTGGCGACCCTGCGCTGCTCCTCACGCCCGAGGAAGCGAAGCCCGTCTCGTACAAGCCGCCCCTTCCAGGTGACAGGCCCTATATTGGAATCAACTGGGGCACAGCGATGAATCAAGTCTTCGGCAATGATGAGGCTTCCGTGGAGGACAAGTTAGTCACGGCCGCCAAGGAATGGATCCGGCAAGGCTATTCGATTCTTATGTTCGCCATGTGGCCTAACGATTTCCCCGCCAGCCGAAGACTGATGCATAAAATAGGAAATGAGGATCGCGTGCGTTTGTGTGAAACCGTAAATCCGTACGAATTGATGAGCATCATAGGCCAATGTAAATTTACGGTCGATTTCAAATTACACGCCGCTGTGCTGTCGGCGGTCATGCGGGTCCCTTTTATCGCGCTTGGATACCGGTTCAAGGTGTTCGATTTCGCCGCTTCCATCGATGCGATCGGTTACGTTATATCGACCGATAGCCCGACTCTCGGCCATGAGCTAATGCATCTATCAAGCCGCATCGAAGCGCACTATAGCGACACCGTCGCCGCACTTGATCAACAAGTCGTCCAATATCAAAAAACGAAAATGTTGGCGGACCCTTTCTTCCGCAGGCTGCAAAAGGAGGTTGGAACCAATTGA
- a CDS encoding CgeB family protein: MQPQRILMCYGKTPYTPGSYLERAFGNIGVGVDVINDAADFSVLDTTTYAAVLFVESPARPPIAIKHREQLQAPVLFWIHHGENRLADNLKMCEMYRPDMLLMSHSLHLASRFPIPVRFFPFGADPQLFHSDIPYSTRHIDVSFVGTRGHEIYKNRDESLRFMEANLQGQANLSLRKNIYLEDLSKHYGNSKIVFNQTADTIKAFNMRIFEGMGCGALVLTDHTPEQTELFENGVHYVVYDSKEDMLEKLRYYLSHPDQAAKIAAEGQRHVVRNHTYEHRARQVLGLIKSLRDGTSQD, translated from the coding sequence ATGCAACCGCAGCGCATATTGATGTGTTACGGAAAAACCCCATACACACCGGGCAGCTATTTGGAAAGAGCCTTTGGCAATATCGGTGTCGGCGTCGATGTGATCAACGATGCCGCCGATTTCTCCGTCCTGGATACCACAACGTATGCAGCGGTTCTGTTCGTCGAGAGTCCTGCCCGCCCCCCGATTGCTATTAAACATAGGGAACAGCTCCAAGCGCCCGTTCTCTTCTGGATCCATCACGGAGAAAATCGTCTCGCGGACAACCTGAAGATGTGTGAAATGTATCGTCCCGACATGCTGCTGATGTCCCATTCCTTGCACCTTGCATCCCGCTTCCCGATACCGGTCCGATTCTTCCCGTTCGGGGCAGATCCCCAATTGTTTCATTCGGACATCCCCTATTCGACGCGCCATATCGATGTTTCTTTCGTAGGTACACGCGGGCATGAAATTTATAAAAATCGGGATGAAAGTCTTCGCTTCATGGAAGCGAACCTGCAAGGGCAGGCGAATCTGTCGCTCCGGAAAAATATATATCTGGAAGATCTCAGCAAGCATTATGGGAATTCAAAAATCGTCTTTAATCAAACCGCCGATACAATTAAAGCCTTTAACATGAGAATCTTCGAAGGGATGGGATGCGGCGCATTAGTCCTGACGGATCACACTCCCGAACAAACGGAACTGTTCGAGAACGGAGTCCATTATGTTGTCTATGATTCGAAGGAAGATATGCTCGAGAAGCTCCGGTATTATTTAAGCCATCCGGACCAAGCCGCCAAGATCGCGGCAGAAGGGCAACGGCATGTTGTCCGTAATCATACGTATGAACATCGAGCCCGCCAGGTGCTCGGCCTTATCAAGTCTTTGCGTGACGGGACGAGCCAGGATTAG
- a CDS encoding nucleotidyltransferase family protein — MELENTISKLVHRLKQINGVRAIVLGGSRARGSHNDNSDIDIGIYYDSRNGLDIPGLQQVAADLDDAGRHNLVTEIGGWGPWINGGGWLVVNHYPVDFLYRDLNQVSAVMQQCHSGEITVDYQPGHPHGFSNTIYFSEIALCKVLWDPSGIIGEMKARTFPYPAELKKAIIQKFFWEATFALYTGRKGIYKTDLAYIAGCCFRSLSCLNQVLFAVNECYLMNEKGAVAIADSFRMVPSQYSKRVNHIISLITEEREHLEKSLSELNDLIEETKTFVKI; from the coding sequence ATGGAACTTGAAAATACGATTTCCAAGCTTGTTCACCGTCTAAAGCAAATAAACGGCGTGAGAGCTATAGTTCTTGGCGGTTCAAGAGCCAGAGGGAGTCATAATGACAACTCAGATATCGATATTGGCATATATTATGATTCCCGTAATGGATTAGATATTCCGGGACTTCAACAGGTTGCTGCCGATCTGGATGATGCTGGCAGACATAACTTAGTTACGGAAATCGGTGGCTGGGGGCCATGGATTAATGGTGGCGGCTGGCTGGTTGTTAATCATTATCCTGTTGATTTTTTATATCGCGATCTGAATCAAGTATCTGCTGTGATGCAGCAATGTCACTCGGGGGAAATTACCGTTGATTATCAGCCCGGGCATCCGCACGGATTTAGCAACACCATTTATTTCTCGGAGATCGCGTTATGCAAAGTGTTATGGGATCCTTCTGGTATTATCGGAGAAATGAAGGCTAGAACTTTTCCGTATCCAGCTGAATTGAAAAAGGCAATTATTCAAAAGTTTTTTTGGGAAGCCACTTTTGCGCTTTATACAGGGAGAAAGGGCATCTATAAAACTGATTTAGCGTACATCGCTGGATGTTGTTTTCGGTCGTTATCCTGCTTGAATCAGGTTTTATTCGCAGTTAACGAATGCTACTTGATGAACGAAAAAGGGGCTGTTGCTATTGCAGATTCATTTCGAATGGTTCCAAGTCAATACTCCAAGAGAGTAAATCATATAATCAGTCTCATCACAGAGGAACGGGAACATTTGGAAAAATCTTTGAGTGAGCTGAATGATCTCATTGAAGAAACAAAGACCTTTGTAAAGATCTAA
- a CDS encoding 4'-phosphopantetheinyl transferase family protein: MSDGRLTLAGSDRAGGLSPFTEGSESRNIGIFAMRVPDLIDQATLHHLLRLLPPDRQDKINRFHHKADAYRSLLGEVLVRKIIGERTGLANSQIQFHYNSYGKPELASELRLYFNITHSGEWIACAVHNAEVGIDVEQIKPIDLSVARRFFSAEEYAQLENAPPEGRLRLFYDLWTLKESYVKLRGQGLSIPLDSFSVYKSDEGKCGLRSPADAASRFFFKQYHLADPYCLSICAVEPAFPADMIRCDYSAFVSELSAAAMFES, encoded by the coding sequence ATGAGTGACGGGCGTCTGACATTGGCGGGCAGCGATAGGGCAGGCGGCTTATCGCCATTTACCGAGGGGAGCGAGAGCCGGAATATTGGCATATTCGCGATGAGAGTCCCCGATCTTATCGATCAAGCGACATTGCATCATCTGCTTCGGCTGCTTCCTCCGGACCGGCAGGACAAAATCAACCGCTTCCATCATAAAGCCGATGCTTACCGGAGCTTGCTGGGGGAGGTGCTCGTCCGCAAAATCATTGGGGAAAGGACAGGGCTTGCCAATTCCCAAATCCAGTTTCATTACAACAGCTACGGCAAGCCGGAGCTCGCTTCGGAGCTTCGGTTGTATTTTAATATCACCCACTCCGGCGAGTGGATCGCTTGTGCCGTTCATAACGCCGAGGTAGGTATTGATGTGGAGCAGATCAAGCCTATCGATTTAAGCGTCGCCAGACGTTTTTTCTCGGCAGAAGAATATGCACAGCTTGAGAATGCGCCGCCGGAAGGCAGGCTGCGGCTGTTCTATGATTTGTGGACGCTTAAGGAAAGCTATGTCAAGCTCCGCGGACAGGGCTTGTCCATCCCGCTCGATTCCTTTTCCGTCTACAAGTCAGACGAAGGGAAGTGCGGCCTCCGTTCTCCGGCTGATGCAGCGTCCCGCTTTTTTTTCAAGCAATATCATTTGGCTGATCCATATTGTCTATCTATTTGCGCGGTTGAACCAGCATTTCCCGCTGACATGATCAGATGTGACTATTCTGCATTTGTGTCCGAGCTAAGCGCTGCGGCAATGTTCGAATCGTAG
- a CDS encoding MarR family winged helix-turn-helix transcriptional regulator, giving the protein MDKDKELYVIQQIYGTLFALANKLQTKGDAYLRDITSRQFMVMLAILHLPEGEATIINIANKLGTTKQSARQMISSLEKKGYIVAKPSQLDRRAVNISITDTGKEMMLKSGESSVSFFADLSQHFTLEEMEQLWALLKKLYRFDGEDQDGFEENMSLDMGRDEEE; this is encoded by the coding sequence TTGGATAAGGATAAGGAACTGTATGTAATCCAGCAAATTTACGGAACGCTCTTCGCGCTGGCCAACAAACTGCAAACCAAAGGAGACGCATACTTGCGCGACATCACATCAAGACAGTTTATGGTGATGCTTGCGATTCTTCATCTGCCGGAGGGAGAGGCGACGATCATCAATATTGCCAATAAGCTTGGCACCACCAAGCAGAGCGCAAGGCAGATGATATCCTCCCTTGAAAAGAAAGGCTATATTGTCGCAAAGCCGAGCCAATTGGATCGACGCGCGGTGAATATCTCGATTACCGATACCGGAAAAGAGATGATGCTGAAGTCCGGTGAAAGCTCAGTAAGCTTTTTTGCCGATCTGTCCCAACATTTCACCTTGGAAGAAATGGAGCAATTGTGGGCCTTGTTGAAGAAGCTATACCGTTTTGATGGCGAGGACCAAGATGGTTTTGAAGAAAATATGTCTCTCGATATGGGACGTGATGAAGAGGAATGA
- a CDS encoding ROK family transcriptional regulator — MKHVRGNVHLMKEINRATILSLLHREKAMSRADMAKVTKLSATTVSSLVDELIDEGYIVESGAQSSAGAGRKAIRLEISKDKGFVISVGLGNHLFYCTLSNFHSEIVAELTVHAVKGNDEVLQTILHCISEIVQLAGISDFSQIKGIGIASPGIVDESSGTITYARFLQLKDFEIVKLLQACYVHLPVYVMNDTNAAAFAEYYRETSPGVKHVLYVWVYEGVGARMIVNSQVYSGYKGRAGEVSLLHDRWFSIAYVLEQAKQRAAKRGLPVPHTIEDVVQAYERGEDWVEPLMNRSLLFLSRALAVMMNLFGPEKTILDGWFMMSPKCMQCIHDHLARFTVDGVYDSSWVAPASLGKRNYVIGVTTMVLQHLFKGKISVI, encoded by the coding sequence ATGAAGCATGTAAGAGGTAACGTCCATCTCATGAAAGAAATCAACCGAGCGACCATATTGAGCTTGCTTCACAGGGAAAAAGCGATGTCCCGCGCCGATATGGCGAAGGTGACCAAATTGAGCGCCACTACAGTGTCCTCCTTGGTCGATGAGCTGATTGACGAAGGCTATATCGTCGAATCCGGAGCACAGTCTTCGGCTGGAGCGGGACGTAAGGCTATCCGGCTGGAGATCAGCAAAGATAAGGGCTTTGTCATTTCGGTCGGCTTGGGCAACCACCTGTTTTATTGCACGCTCTCCAATTTTCACAGCGAGATTGTGGCTGAACTTACCGTCCATGCCGTGAAAGGCAATGACGAGGTTCTCCAGACGATTTTGCATTGCATTAGCGAAATTGTACAGCTTGCGGGAATCAGCGACTTTTCCCAGATTAAAGGCATCGGCATTGCTTCTCCGGGCATTGTTGATGAGAGCAGCGGCACGATAACCTATGCTCGCTTTTTGCAGCTGAAGGACTTCGAGATCGTCAAGCTGCTGCAGGCCTGCTATGTTCATCTGCCTGTCTACGTCATGAACGATACGAATGCTGCGGCGTTTGCGGAATATTACCGGGAGACGAGTCCCGGCGTGAAGCACGTGCTGTATGTATGGGTATATGAAGGCGTCGGGGCGAGAATGATCGTGAACAGCCAAGTATATTCCGGATATAAAGGAAGAGCGGGCGAGGTATCCTTGCTCCATGACAGGTGGTTCAGCATCGCCTATGTGCTGGAGCAGGCGAAGCAAAGGGCGGCCAAGCGCGGCCTCCCTGTACCACACACGATCGAGGACGTTGTCCAAGCCTATGAACGCGGAGAAGACTGGGTAGAGCCGTTAATGAACCGGAGCTTGTTGTTCTTAAGCAGAGCCTTGGCGGTGATGATGAATCTGTTCGGCCCGGAGAAGACCATTTTGGACGGCTGGTTCATGATGTCGCCCAAATGTATGCAGTGCATCCATGATCATCTCGCCCGATTTACGGTGGACGGTGTATATGATTCCAGTTGGGTCGCTCCGGCAAGCTTGGGCAAACGCAATTATGTCATCGGCGTAACCACGATGGTATTGCAACATTTGTTTAAAGGCAAAATCTCGGTAATCTAA